A genomic segment from bacterium encodes:
- a CDS encoding SagB/ThcOx family dehydrogenase — protein sequence MYKNYSDKEKIDLPLPDYKGIPLEEAIKKRRSTRSFKKKHVSLKELSILLFAADGITRKEGNSVYRSAPSAGALYPIEIYLIVNDVEKLKQGLYHYSFSDHSLELVKEGNFKKEITDASLGQEVTGEANVTFILTSIWKRITWKYGERGYRYAYIEAGHIGQNIYLEAASLALGCVAVGAFYDDKLNKLLEIDGENESSIYILSIGKI from the coding sequence ATGTATAAAAATTATTCAGACAAAGAAAAAATTGATTTGCCTCTGCCTGATTATAAGGGAATTCCCCTCGAAGAGGCGATAAAAAAAAGAAGATCTACTCGTAGTTTCAAGAAAAAACATGTTTCTTTAAAAGAACTTTCTATTCTTTTATTTGCCGCTGATGGGATAACGAGAAAAGAAGGAAACTCAGTATATAGAAGTGCACCTTCAGCAGGCGCACTTTATCCGATTGAAATTTATTTAATTGTTAATGATGTGGAAAAATTGAAACAAGGGCTTTATCACTACTCTTTTTCTGATCATAGCCTGGAGTTGGTTAAAGAAGGGAATTTTAAAAAGGAAATCACTGATGCCTCATTAGGTCAGGAGGTGACAGGTGAGGCAAATGTGACCTTTATTCTTACATCAATTTGGAAAAGGATAACATGGAAATATGGTGAACGGGGTTACAGGTATGCTTATATAGAAGCAGGACATATCGGGCAAAATATTTATCTTGAAGCTGCGTCTCTTGCGTTAGGTTGTGTTGCTGTTGGGGCTTTTTACGATGACAAACTTAACAAACTTCTAGAAATCGACGGTGAAAACGA